From the Oncorhynchus nerka isolate Pitt River linkage group LG28, Oner_Uvic_2.0, whole genome shotgun sequence genome, one window contains:
- the LOC115113014 gene encoding suppressor of cytokine signaling 3-like isoform X2, with translation MVTHSRRDPPTMSSMTPPEPRGQGSHVHHLRYKPFSSHAHYQQVLCAVRKLQESGFYWGAVGGREASSLLRSQPPGTFLVRDSSDHHYFFTLSVQTARGTKNLRIHSQGGSFYLQPDSCCTHMPPRFDCVLKLIGHYMGKEGRGGEAAGGGEAGVRAGGGTAAVAGETVGSGTGSVYLIHSGGEKVPLELRRPLPSSLSSLQHLCRRTLNGHLGGSASPDTHQLPHTLRNFLEEYDAPI, from the exons ATGGTAACCCACAGCAGACGCGACCCCCCCACAATGAGCAGCATGACCCCCCCAGAGCCCAGAGGTCAGGGGTCTCATGTGCACCACCTGCGCTATAAACCCTTCAGCTCACATGCACACTACCAACAG GTGCTGTGTGCGGTGCGTAAGCTACAAGAGAGTGGGTTCTACTGGGGTGCGGTGGGGGGTCGTGAGGCTAGCTCTCTGCTCCGCTCCCAGCCCCCCGGGACCTTCCTGGTTCGAGACTCATCCGACCACCACTACTTCTTCACACTGTCTGTCCAGACGGCCCGTGGGACCAAGAacctccgtatccacagccaggGGGGAAGCTTTTACCTGCAACCTGACTCGTGCTGCACACACATGCCCCCTCGCTTCGACTGTGTGCTCAAACTGATTGGACACTACATGGGGAAGGAGGGGCGAGGTGGAGAAGCAGCAGGAGGAGGGGAGGCTGGGGTAAGGGCGGGGGGAGGCACGGCTGCGGTGGCAGGGGAGACTGTGGGGTCGGGGACTGGGAGTGTGTATCTGATACACTCAGGGGGAGAGAAGGTTCCATTGGAGCTGCGtcgacccctcccctcctccctgtcctccctccaacACCTGTGTAGGAGGACCCTGAACGGACACCTCGGGGGCTCGGCCAGCCCCGACACACACCAGCTCCCTCACACACTCAGGAACTTCTTGGAGGAGTACGATGCCCCtatctaa
- the LOC115113014 gene encoding suppressor of cytokine signaling 3-like isoform X1, with protein MCVFVNVFYIQMIYSTMCWPPYRISGKRLLHTFEVFTRKCMITHFCPLLSLSPFSLQLSAVGGLSEVLFGLLLSVIALGNVCAPLSPLLPHALTLFPHRKPSSSLLLSLPPAPYSPSPFPALDPPPLGQRAERGGQGAMVTHSRRDPPTMSSMTPPEPRGQGSHVHHLRYKPFSSHAHYQQVLCAVRKLQESGFYWGAVGGREASSLLRSQPPGTFLVRDSSDHHYFFTLSVQTARGTKNLRIHSQGGSFYLQPDSCCTHMPPRFDCVLKLIGHYMGKEGRGGEAAGGGEAGVRAGGGTAAVAGETVGSGTGSVYLIHSGGEKVPLELRRPLPSSLSSLQHLCRRTLNGHLGGSASPDTHQLPHTLRNFLEEYDAPI; from the exons atgtgtgtttttgtgaatGTGTTTTATATACAGATGATTTACTCCACCATGTGTTGGCCTCCATATAGAATCAGTGGAAAAAGACTACTTCACACCTTTGAAGTGTTCACAAGAAAATGTATGATAACACATTTctgccccctgctctctctctcgcctttctCTCTGCAGCTGTCTGCAGTGGGTGGTCTCTCTGAGGTCCTCTTTGGACTGCTCCTCAGTGTCATCGCTCTGGGAAACGTGTGTgcacccctctcccccctccttcctcACGCCCTCACCCTTTTCCCACATCGCAAACCCTCTtcatcccttcttctctctctccctcctgcccccTACTCTCCCTCGCCCTTCCCTGCTCTGGACCCCCCACCCCTCGGTCAACGAGCCGAGCGTGGGGGTCAGGGCGCCATGGTAACCCACAGCAGACGCGACCCCCCCACAATGAGCAGCATGACCCCCCCAGAGCCCAGAGGTCAGGGGTCTCATGTGCACCACCTGCGCTATAAACCCTTCAGCTCACATGCACACTACCAACAG GTGCTGTGTGCGGTGCGTAAGCTACAAGAGAGTGGGTTCTACTGGGGTGCGGTGGGGGGTCGTGAGGCTAGCTCTCTGCTCCGCTCCCAGCCCCCCGGGACCTTCCTGGTTCGAGACTCATCCGACCACCACTACTTCTTCACACTGTCTGTCCAGACGGCCCGTGGGACCAAGAacctccgtatccacagccaggGGGGAAGCTTTTACCTGCAACCTGACTCGTGCTGCACACACATGCCCCCTCGCTTCGACTGTGTGCTCAAACTGATTGGACACTACATGGGGAAGGAGGGGCGAGGTGGAGAAGCAGCAGGAGGAGGGGAGGCTGGGGTAAGGGCGGGGGGAGGCACGGCTGCGGTGGCAGGGGAGACTGTGGGGTCGGGGACTGGGAGTGTGTATCTGATACACTCAGGGGGAGAGAAGGTTCCATTGGAGCTGCGtcgacccctcccctcctccctgtcctccctccaacACCTGTGTAGGAGGACCCTGAACGGACACCTCGGGGGCTCGGCCAGCCCCGACACACACCAGCTCCCTCACACACTCAGGAACTTCTTGGAGGAGTACGATGCCCCtatctaa
- the LOC115113011 gene encoding CDP-diacylglycerol--glycerol-3-phosphate 3-phosphatidyltransferase, mitochondrial-like translates to MMAAPMSWRKLVYSPVLTGVFTRISDRLFRTRDRRRGSSVLLLAPLLAEADPSPLPVVGSPGSAEVQGTDGLRAHFRWMAEHVPAFRVPGTHIHILTSPDQFYHTMKARIKTAKRRVVMASLYLGTGPLEQELVDCMQEALERSQEVDNPDLQVSILLDYTRGSRGKTNSRTMLLPLLKQYSSQMRVSLYHTPDLRGLLRLLVPQRFNETIGVQHIKAYLFDDDLIISGANLSDSYFTNRQDRYVLLENCGEVADFFSDLVGAVGDVSLQLQTDNSVSMMYGMVHPYRGNRDDFSASARQHIMEVVNTAHVRQHIAESERLVRESKGEEGGKEDTWVFPLVQMKPLGIQVDEQVTQRLLTDAGPGVTVFLTSGYFNLTRAYMSLVLGLGADYRILTASPEVNGFFGAKGIAGEIPAAYIHIARQFYSKVCQLGQQERVHLHEYHRAQWTFHAKGLWYYLRGQVRPCLTLIGSPNFGYRSVHRDLEAQIAIVTENQVLQAQLQEEQEMLYQRSTEVSSSTFQQPDRHVKLWVKLLTPLIKNFF, encoded by the exons ATGATGGCGGCTCCCATGTCGTGGAGGAAGCTTGTGTACTCACCGGTCCTCACCGGGGTTTTCACCCGAATATCAGACCGATTGTTCCGCACACGGGATCGGAGGAGAGG gtcATCCGTGTTGCTCTTAGCCCCTCTCCTAGCGGAGGCagacccctctccccttcctgtcGTCGGGTCCCCTGGGTCGGCTGAAGTTCAGGGCACTGATGGCCTCCGTGCCCACTTCCGCTGGATGGCAGAACACGTGCCCGCCTTCAGGGTGCCCGGCACACACATCCACATCCTCACATCCCCTGACCAATTCTACCACACCATGAAG GCCCGTATCAAGACTGCTAAGAGGCGTGTGGTGATGGCCTCCCTGTATCTGGGTACAGGGCCGCTGGAACAGGAGCTGGTGGACTGTATGCAGGAAGCTCTGGAGCGTTCACAGGAGGTTGACAACCCCGACCTACAGGTCTCCATTCTACTTGACTACACGCGTGGCTCACGAG GTAAGACTAACTCTAGGACCATGTTGCTGCCGTTGCTGAAGCAGTACAGCAGTCAGATGCGTGTATCTTTGTACCATACCCCTGACCTGAGAGGGCTGCTCCGGCTCCTGGTCCCACAGCGCTTCAACGAGACCATCGGGGTACAGCACATCAAAGCTTACCTGTTTGATGACGACCTCATCATCAGCGG GGCCAACCTGAGTGACTCGTACTTCACCAACAGACAGGACCGCTACGTGCTCCTTGAGAACTGTGGGGAGGTGGCCGACTTCTTCTCTGATCTGGTGGGCGCCGTGGGTGACGTGTCGTTACAGCTACAGACCGACAACTCTGTGAGCATGATGTACGGCATGGTGCACCCCTACAGAG GCAACAGGGATGATTTTTCGGCGTCGGCTCGGCAACACATCATGGAGGTGGTCAACACTGCTCACGTGCGGCAACACATCGCCGAATCAGAACGTTTAGTGCGGGAGAgcaagggggaggaaggagggaaggaggatacTTGGGTTTTTCCTCTGGTTCAGATGAAACCTCTGGGAATACAGGTGGATGAGCAGGTCACACAG CGTTTGCTGACTGATGCAGGTCCCGGTGTGACGGTGTTTCTGACATCGGGGTATTTCAACCTGACCAGGGCCTACATGTCGCTGGTTCTCGGGCTGGGTGCCGACTACCGGATCCTCACCGCCTCCCCGGAGGTCAACGGGTTTTTCGGCGCCAAGGGCATTGCCGGAGAGATCCCAGCCGCCTACATCCACATTGCCAGACAGTTCTACAGCAAAGTGTGTCAGCTGGGACAGCAGGAGAGGGTTCACCTCCACGAGTACCACAGAGCACAATGGACCTTCCACGCCAAGG ggTTGTGGTACTACCTACGGGGTCAAGTGCGGCCATGCCTGACACTGATTGGGTCTCCTAACTTTGGCTATCGCTCTGTGCACCGGGACCTGGAGGCCCAGATCGCCATAGTAACAGAGAACCAGGTACTACAGGCCCAGCTGCAGGAG GAGCAGGA